A DNA window from Choristoneura fumiferana chromosome 2, NRCan_CFum_1, whole genome shotgun sequence contains the following coding sequences:
- the LOC141441991 gene encoding roundabout homolog 2-like translates to MNTLAIVTSLLGAICFYSGPVKGGLSDDYGSSGEAPYIIEQPLDVTVARHQPATLNCRAGGSPAPTIRWYKGGVLVVSDTHRSLLPAGGLFFLRATHGRAHSDAGVYWCEATNAYGTARSRNASLHVAVLREEFRLEPVSTQTAQGETVILECSPPRGSPEPTIYWKKNGQTLHFDGDSRMHLVDGGSLVIQDARQTDAGRYQCIARNAAGTRESVVATLRIHIKPYLITGPEDVVAQTGGSVTFQCRVGGDPLPDVLWRRTAGGGNMPLGRVKVLDDRSLRLDNVVLEDEGEYSCEAENSVGAVSATGYLTVYNPPSTSLKPNTATVESGSAATFTCMASGRPDPTMFWSIEGNRTIILPGTSKGKYFATPVVDGITTLTINETSKNESGSTIVCSAVNFAGSSFIRGKLSVTSDDDRPPPIITNGPSNQTLPIKSMAVFPCTAIGTPEPIIAWYFGGEALIQNHRRNVSNDGTLILRDLDKSDSGTYTCVASSHHGKYVWSGVLLVDSPINPNIHFFRAADVSSLPGAPTKPQIHNVTENSVTITWNQNNKIGSSSILGYQVEVFSKETLSGKNTPRNSRGWIVLAKKVHQTQYVAKSLVPGITYMFIVRAENSHGLSGPSSVSDPVIVGESGNALWDNGVFSNNTEYRNNIMTDNIVELIEATPIDSKTIKLMWEILNFYYLEGLFIYFKPLDNMTTEYQMKTILHSNDVSGYEITFLKKYTKYEFFLIPFYKKFEGKPSNSRIAQTLDDVPEGPPANIEMFIYNTTTVHLKWSPPESHLQNGQITGYNVLVNWLDIPANKSMVAINTTVHQATSLIMTNLTSGVSYSVQIAAETVVGLGPFSQKVYLNIDSRSIGLDPLSRYPVNGEVSIVAGDFVMETWFYFLIGAIVLFKVIVIGGIIYIRKHNIFAKKSSALPNIYDSNGTSLVTQMNIKAAVSLSHPLSSCYNKNTVTKTESLLWMENQPGLCMTGTQTNQSKQKVNSEYDKVAQQLPEYAEVTSSKVTGNEWNTSKTATSPAAYASVTLVTNTRQCVSSLGWFPPGSKNAENFESRYAPEEELYPASNGGYYNRNVYSEKYFQGHPNVLKFYDLPSMDKTQKAQLRYNQSLEDRKGDNNQKSEVTQSLIGRTYVSSRKNSETEATYRAFGEDESDDENYAEDGGYDELQAMQPQRHRPQHQYERPNFDNDSTRTMARLTSFRHGQQVMNGTSQSSLAPAHPPLPPHPRADSVTR, encoded by the exons GTCCAGTGAAAGGTGGGTTGAGTGACGACTATGGCAGCAGTGGAGAAGCGCCGTACATTATTGAGCAGCCCTTGGACGTGACCGTAGCTCGTCACCAGCCTGCTACTTTGAACTGCCGCGCCGGAGGTTCGCCCGCGCCTACTATAAGGTGGTACAAAGGAGGCGTGCTAGTAGTATCTGATACGCACAGGAGTTTACTGCCAGCTGGTGGTCTGTTCTTCTTAAGAGCCACACATGGCAGAGCGCACTCAGATGCTGGTGTATATTGGTGTGAAGCAACCAATGCGTATGGAACAGCAAGAAGTAGAAATGCATCTTTGCATGTCGCTG TTTTGCGTGAAGAGTTCAGACTAGAGCCAGTGTCCACGCAAACGGCACAAGGCGAAACTGTGATATTAGAATGCTCACCTCCACGAGGCTCCCCGGAACCCACAATTTATTGGAAAAAGAATGGTCAAACATTGCATTTTGATGGTGATTCTAG AATGCACTTAGTAGACGGCGGCAGTCTCGTAATACAAGATGCGAGGCAAACTGACGCTGGCAGATATCAATGCATCGCGCGGAATGCGGCGGGAACGAGGGAATCAGTTGTTGCTACGCTACGAATCCACA TTAAGCCGTACTTAATAACGGGACCGGAGGATGTGGTGGCACAGACCGGCGGCAGCGTGACGTTCCAATGCCGAGTGGGTGGTGACCCCCTCCCGGACGTGCTGTGGCGAAGGACCGCCGGAGGAGGCAACATGCCACTCGGCCGCGTCAAAGTACTAGACGACAGGAGCCTTAGGCTCGATAACGTTGTTTTAGAAGACGAAGGAGAGTATAGCTGCGAGGCCGAGAATTCAGTCGGCGCTGTGAGCGCGACTGGGTACTTGACTGTATACA aCCCTCCTTCAACCTCACTAAAACCAAACACAGCAACCGTTGAGAGCGGTTCGGCAGCAACGTTTACATGTATGGCTTCGGGCAGACCCGACCCGACTATGTTTTGGAGCATAGAGGGAAACAGAACCATTATCCTCCCGGGAACGTCAAAAGGCAAATACTTTGCAACACCAGTCGTCGACGGTATCACTACTTTGACAATAAATGAAACGAGCAAAAACGAAAGTGGCAGCACCATAGTGTGTTCCGCGGTCAATTTTGCTGGCAGTTCGTTCATCAGAGGAAAATTGAGCGTGACGTCAGACGATGACCGCCCACCGCCAATCATAACAAACGGGCCCTCTAACCAAACGTTACctataaaatcgatggcagTTTTCCCCTGCACGGCCATCGGCACACCTGAACCAATCATTGCGTGGTATTTTGGAGGGGAAGCTTTAATACAAAACCATAGAAGGAATGTGTCTAATGACGGAACTCTAATATTAAGAGATTTGGATAAAAGCGACAGCGGTACATATACGTGTGTAGCTTCATCACATCACGGCAAATATGTATGGAGCGGGGTGCTGCTTGTAGATAGTCCAATAAATccgaatatacatttttttcggGCAGCAGATGTGTCGTCATTGCCCGGGGCACCAACAAAGCCCCAGATACACAACGTAACGGAAAACAGTGTCACTATAACTtggaatcaaaataataaaatcggaTCGTCTTCCATACTCGGATACCAAGTGGAAGTGTTTTCGAAAGAAACTCTTTCCGGTAAGAATACACCTAGGAATTCTCGGGGATGGATAGTATTGGCAAAGAAAGTACATCAAACACAATACGTAGCGAAATCTCTGGTTCCTGGTATCACTTACATGTTTATAGTTAGAGCGGAAAACTCGCATGGCTTGTCCGGACCGAGCTCAGTGTCCGATCCTGTAATAGTAGGCGAAAGCGGCAATGCCCTGTGGGACAATGGAGTGTTCTCGAATAACACTGAATACAGGAATAATATTATGACCGACAATATTGTTGAGCTCATCGAAGCTACACCTATCGATTCGAAAACGATAAAGCTAATGTGGGAAATTTTAAACTTCTACTACTTAGAGGGATTGTTTATATACTTTAAGCCCTTAGACAATATGACAACGGAGTATCAGATGAAGACTATTTTACATTCAAACGACGTATCTGGATATGAAATAACGTTTTTAAAGAAATACACGAAATACGAATTTTTCcttatacctttttataaaaAGTTTGAAGGAAAGCCGTCCAATTCTAGGATTGCACAAACATTAGATGATG taccagAAGGCCCTCCGGCAAACATCGAgatgtttatttataacaccACAACGGTTCATTTGAAATGGTCACCTCCTGAATCTCATTTACAAAACGGCCAAATTACGGGCTACAACGTTTTGGTAAATTGGCTGGATATCCCCGCAAACAAATCCATGGTGGCCATAAATACGACCGTCCACCAAGCTACGAGCCTCATAATGACTAACTTAACTTCTGGAGTCAGTTATTCTGTTCAAATAGCGGCCGAAACCGTAGTAGGGTTGGGCCCATTTAGTCAAAAGGTGTACTTGAATATTGATTCTCGCTCTATTGGATTGGATCCTTTATCAAG atatcCAGTAAACGGAGAAGTGTCTATCGTAGCCGGCGACTTTGTAATGGAAACATGGTTTTACTTTCTGATCGGAGCGATTGTTCTGTTCAAAGTAATTGTGATTGGCGGTATCATTTACATCAGAAAGCACaatatttttgcgaaaaagtCATCTGCGCTTCCAAATATATATG ATTCCAACGGGACGAGTCTGGTGACGCAAATGAACATAAAAGCCGCGGTTTCCTTGTCTCATCCGCTGAGCAGTTGCTATAATAAGAACACGGTAACAAAAACAGAATCATTACTGTGGATGGAGAACCAGCCTGGGCTGTGCATGACAGGTACTCAGACTAATCAGAGCAAACAGAAAGTTAATTCTGAGTATGACAAAGTGGCACAACAGTTACCTGAATATGCAGAAGTAACGTCCTCCAAAGTCACTGGCAATGAATGGAATACGAGTAAAACTGCTACATCCCCAGCTGCGTATGCTTCGGTCACGCTCGTCACTAACACAAGACAGTGCGTCAGCTCTTTG GGTTGGTTCCCACCAGGAAGTAAGAACGCTGAGAATTTCGAGAGTAGATACGCACCTGAAGAAGAGCTTTACCCTGCAAGCAACGGCGGCTATTATAATAGAAACGTGTATAGCGAAAAATATTTCCAAGGCCACCCCAATGTGTTAAAGTTCTATGATCTACCCTCAATGGATAAAACACAGAAAGCTCAACTACGATACAATCAAAGTTTAGAAGATAGGAAAGGGGACAATAATCAAAAGTCTGAGGTCACGCAATCGCTTATAGGCCGAACTTATGTCAGTTCTAGGAAGAATTCTGAAACTGAAGCTACGTATAGAGCGTTTGGGGAAGACGAATCTGACGATGAGAACTATGCAGAAGATGGTGGTTATGATGAGTTACAAGCTATGCAGCCGCAAAGGCATAGACCGCAGCATCAGTATGAGAGGCCTAATTTTGACAACGATAGTACGCGGACTATGGCACGACTGACGTCCTTCCGTCACGGACAGCAAGTGATGAATGGGACTTCGCAAAGCTCACTTGCGCCGGCGCATCCGCCCCTCCCCCCGCACCCGCGAGCTGACTCTGTGACACGGTAG